The following are encoded in a window of Geobacter metallireducens GS-15 genomic DNA:
- a CDS encoding DUF6538 domain-containing protein, producing the protein MSNTPQRVGSRFYHKIKVPADLSHLLPTQFIKKSLQTSELHRSEHAVEGMLMDIHGWHNDEPIRDSRYLQNKKLTIGSALLFVNCKPTFVAGFGFARCVSFCYDTFPIPSTPRLYRCQNSPR; encoded by the coding sequence ATATCCAACACACCTCAAAGGGTCGGTAGTCGCTTTTACCACAAAATAAAGGTGCCTGCCGACCTGTCCCATCTTCTCCCAACCCAGTTCATCAAGAAGTCTTTGCAGACTAGTGAGCTACATCGAAGCGAGCATGCTGTCGAGGGAATGCTCATGGACATCCATGGCTGGCACAACGATGAACCAATAAGAGACAGTCGCTACCTCCAAAACAAAAAGCTGACCATCGGGTCGGCTTTATTGTTCGTGAACTGCAAGCCCACTTTCGTTGCGGGTTTTGGTTTTGCAAGGTGCGTCAGTTTCTGCTACGATACCTTCCCAATTCCTTCAACACCAAGGCTTTACCGATGTCAGAACTCACCCCGATGA
- the mutS gene encoding DNA mismatch repair protein MutS yields the protein MSELTPMMRQYLEIKADHPDSILFFRLGDFYEMFLDDAVKASRILDITLTSRGKGGDGADVPLCGVPYHSAAPYIAKLIEAGEKVAICEQVEDPKTTKGIVKRQVVKVVTPGLVVESESLSPKENNFLLSLFDGNNGRWGVAYLDISTGEFRLTEVEGHDAAWGEVACANPREILVPASFRENMRGEGRGDLAAGRTFTYVDDWVYDRDYTERLIKNHFGVASPGALGCDGYAEGLQAAAAVLHYLQETQKGRVDHIRELRAYRTQEFLVLDEATRRNLELTATLSEGKRRGSLLGLLDRTATAMGGRKLRQWINYPLVIVEKIKERQDAVGELANDPALRAGIREALEGVYDLERLNGRISLASSGAKDLVALKASLQRIPPLLSLLESTGTALLGELCKGIDPMDEVAELIGRGIVDDPPFVLREGGIIADGYHAELDELRAISREGKGFIARLEAKEKARTGITSLKIRYNKVFGYYIEVTKTNLGSIPEDYIRRQTLANAERFITPELKEYEEKVLGAEERIVELEYSLFQQIRQSVAAEGERLARTADRLATLDVLASLADVAHERNYCRPGIDDGDTLSISEGRHPVVEALNVSERFVPNDVLLDNGENQLVIITGPNMAGKSTFMRQVALIVLMAQLGSFVPATEARIGVVDRIFTRVGASDNLARGQSTFMVEMMETAAILRNATPKSLVVLDEIGRGTSTFDGVSIAWAVAEYLHDTARCAAKTLFATHYHELTELAVTRGKIKNCNVAVKEWNDQVIFLRKIVEGGASHSYGIQVARLAGLPIEVIERAKEILHNLEKGEYVEGGVPRISRGKRAAAPKSSPQLSLFEQGDDLLRQRLTGLNIAALTPLEALNILDELKRMV from the coding sequence ATGTCAGAACTCACCCCGATGATGCGCCAGTATCTGGAGATTAAGGCCGACCATCCGGACTCGATCCTCTTCTTCAGGCTCGGCGATTTCTATGAGATGTTTCTCGATGATGCCGTCAAGGCTTCGCGCATCCTTGACATAACCCTCACTTCCCGCGGCAAGGGGGGAGACGGTGCCGATGTCCCCCTGTGCGGCGTTCCGTACCACTCGGCTGCTCCCTACATTGCCAAGCTCATCGAAGCGGGGGAGAAGGTGGCAATCTGCGAGCAGGTTGAGGATCCAAAGACCACCAAGGGGATCGTGAAACGTCAGGTAGTCAAGGTTGTCACCCCCGGCCTTGTCGTGGAGTCCGAAAGTCTTTCCCCCAAAGAGAACAATTTTCTCCTCTCCCTCTTTGATGGCAATAATGGGCGCTGGGGAGTGGCGTATCTGGATATATCAACTGGCGAGTTTCGGCTGACCGAGGTGGAGGGCCACGATGCGGCCTGGGGTGAGGTGGCCTGCGCCAATCCCCGGGAAATCCTCGTGCCCGCGTCTTTTCGCGAGAATATGCGAGGTGAGGGGCGGGGAGACCTGGCTGCAGGCCGGACGTTCACCTACGTGGATGACTGGGTTTATGACCGTGACTACACTGAGAGGCTCATCAAAAACCATTTTGGTGTTGCATCGCCCGGTGCCTTGGGTTGTGACGGATATGCCGAAGGTCTCCAGGCGGCAGCTGCTGTCCTCCACTATCTCCAGGAAACCCAGAAGGGAAGGGTGGACCACATCAGGGAACTCCGCGCCTACCGGACCCAAGAGTTCCTTGTCCTGGATGAAGCCACCCGACGCAATCTGGAACTGACCGCCACCCTTTCTGAGGGGAAACGGCGTGGGTCGCTTCTCGGCCTGCTGGACCGTACGGCCACTGCCATGGGGGGGAGAAAGCTCAGGCAGTGGATAAACTATCCCTTGGTAATTGTCGAAAAAATAAAAGAACGCCAGGATGCAGTCGGTGAGCTTGCCAATGATCCCGCGTTGCGTGCTGGCATTCGGGAGGCCCTTGAGGGGGTCTATGATCTTGAGCGCCTCAACGGGAGGATCAGCCTGGCCAGTTCAGGTGCCAAGGATCTTGTTGCCCTCAAGGCATCGCTCCAGAGAATTCCACCTCTGTTGAGCCTGCTTGAAAGCACGGGCACGGCACTTCTGGGTGAGTTATGCAAGGGCATTGACCCGATGGATGAAGTGGCGGAACTGATCGGCCGAGGCATCGTGGATGATCCCCCCTTTGTGTTGCGCGAAGGGGGCATCATTGCTGACGGTTACCACGCCGAACTGGACGAGTTGCGCGCCATCAGCCGCGAGGGTAAGGGGTTCATCGCCCGCCTGGAAGCAAAAGAAAAGGCACGTACCGGCATCACCTCTCTCAAGATTCGCTACAACAAGGTCTTCGGGTACTACATCGAGGTCACCAAGACGAATCTTGGGTCCATCCCCGAGGACTATATCCGCCGCCAGACCCTTGCCAATGCCGAGCGTTTCATTACCCCTGAGTTGAAGGAATACGAGGAAAAGGTTCTCGGGGCCGAAGAGCGGATCGTGGAGCTGGAGTATTCCCTCTTCCAGCAGATCAGGCAGAGTGTTGCCGCTGAGGGAGAGCGGCTTGCCCGAACGGCAGACCGCCTCGCCACCCTCGATGTGCTGGCATCCCTTGCCGACGTGGCCCATGAGCGCAATTACTGCCGGCCAGGTATCGATGACGGAGACACCCTTTCCATCTCCGAGGGGCGCCATCCCGTTGTGGAGGCCCTCAACGTTTCCGAACGTTTTGTTCCCAATGACGTACTCCTGGACAATGGCGAGAATCAGCTTGTCATCATTACCGGCCCCAATATGGCCGGTAAGTCGACCTTCATGCGTCAGGTGGCCCTCATTGTCCTCATGGCTCAGTTGGGAAGCTTCGTTCCTGCCACTGAGGCCCGAATAGGCGTGGTGGACCGGATTTTTACCCGCGTTGGTGCTTCCGACAACCTGGCCCGGGGACAGTCCACCTTCATGGTGGAGATGATGGAGACCGCTGCCATCCTCCGTAACGCCACGCCGAAGAGTCTGGTGGTTCTGGACGAGATCGGTCGCGGCACCTCTACCTTCGACGGGGTCTCCATCGCCTGGGCCGTGGCTGAGTATCTCCACGACACCGCGCGCTGCGCCGCGAAGACCCTCTTTGCCACCCACTATCATGAGCTTACCGAGCTGGCCGTGACCAGGGGGAAGATAAAGAACTGCAACGTGGCTGTTAAGGAGTGGAACGATCAGGTTATCTTCCTGCGCAAGATCGTCGAGGGGGGGGCTTCACACTCCTATGGCATCCAGGTTGCAAGACTTGCGGGGCTCCCGATTGAGGTCATCGAGCGGGCCAAGGAAATTCTCCATAACCTTGAAAAGGGAGAGTACGTGGAGGGGGGAGTGCCGCGGATTTCCCGGGGAAAGAGGGCCGCTGCACCTAAGTCGTCGCCCCAGCTCTCCCTCTTCGAGCAGGGTGACGATCTTCTCCGGCAGCGGCTGACCGGGTTGAATATCGCGGCACTCACTCCCCTTGAGGCGCTCAATATTCTCGATGAGTTAAAGAGGATGGTCTGA
- a CDS encoding adenine phosphoribosyltransferase — protein MDELKNIIRDIPDFPKKGIVFKDITTLLADAKSFQRMVDLLAHRYVGEKIDKVVGVEARGFILGAALAYKLGAGVVLVRKPGKLPSETFSKTYQLEYGTDSLEIHTDAIRKGEKVLIADDVLATGGTMSAVVEMVRDLGGEIVECCFLAELDFLGGRKKLPDGKVFSLLTF, from the coding sequence ATGGATGAACTCAAAAATATAATACGTGACATACCCGATTTCCCCAAAAAAGGGATTGTCTTTAAGGATATCACGACGCTTCTCGCAGATGCGAAGTCGTTTCAGCGTATGGTTGATCTGCTGGCGCACCGCTACGTGGGGGAGAAGATAGACAAGGTGGTGGGGGTTGAGGCCCGGGGGTTCATCCTGGGTGCAGCCCTTGCGTACAAGCTTGGGGCTGGAGTGGTTCTTGTGCGCAAACCGGGGAAACTTCCTTCCGAAACCTTCAGTAAAACATATCAGCTTGAATATGGCACTGACTCCCTGGAAATTCATACTGACGCCATCCGAAAGGGAGAGAAAGTGCTCATTGCCGACGACGTTCTTGCTACTGGAGGGACTATGTCCGCTGTTGTTGAGATGGTCAGGGACCTTGGCGGTGAAATTGTAGAATGCTGCTTTTTGGCAGAACTCGATTTTCTTGGTGGAAGAAAGAAACTGCCGGACGGGAAGGTCTTTTCACTCCTTACGTTTTGA
- a CDS encoding sigma-70 family RNA polymerase sigma factor → MDDFLEKEAVEPEEHAERQPDDFLEPEPTSFEYEEAEEEEEQEEEIKVVEVEHFDDAIKLYLREIQRTTLLTADEEKVLASRIAKGDKAARDKMIESNLRLVVKIAKRYINRGLPFLDLIEEGNMGLIKAVERFKLSKECRFSTYATWWIRQSIERALVNQSRTIRLPVHVSDDINKMLKITRELVNRFNREPTVKEVATEMNVNSAYIRRLMVLLKKTYSIERPMGENSDYFLIDTIEDTSSVSPAVLLEDLNKYEIVSKWFASLSENEQKILTLRFGLEDKEPQTLDTIGRSFGVTRERIRQIEAKSLEKLRKYIDNSDGSAIE, encoded by the coding sequence ATGGATGATTTTCTCGAAAAGGAAGCCGTTGAACCTGAAGAACATGCCGAGCGGCAACCTGACGATTTTCTGGAGCCGGAACCGACTTCTTTTGAATATGAGGAAGCGGAGGAAGAGGAAGAACAGGAGGAAGAGATAAAAGTCGTCGAGGTGGAACACTTTGACGACGCGATCAAGCTTTACCTCCGGGAGATACAGAGAACAACCCTTCTTACGGCCGATGAAGAAAAGGTTCTTGCCAGCCGGATTGCAAAGGGCGACAAAGCCGCCCGCGATAAGATGATAGAGTCCAATCTGCGTCTCGTGGTCAAGATAGCCAAGCGGTATATCAATCGCGGGCTCCCGTTCCTTGATCTCATCGAAGAGGGGAACATGGGGCTCATCAAGGCAGTCGAGCGCTTCAAACTGTCCAAAGAGTGTCGTTTTTCCACCTATGCCACCTGGTGGATACGCCAGTCCATTGAGCGGGCACTGGTGAATCAGTCGCGTACCATAAGGCTTCCGGTACACGTCTCCGATGACATCAACAAGATGCTCAAAATCACCCGCGAGTTAGTCAATCGGTTCAACCGTGAACCGACGGTCAAAGAAGTGGCAACCGAGATGAATGTCAACTCGGCATACATTCGGCGACTCATGGTTCTACTCAAAAAAACCTATTCTATTGAACGGCCCATGGGAGAGAACAGCGATTATTTCCTTATCGACACCATTGAGGATACCTCGTCGGTTTCACCGGCGGTGCTGCTTGAAGATCTGAACAAGTATGAGATTGTCTCCAAATGGTTTGCGTCGCTCTCAGAGAACGAGCAGAAGATTCTTACCCTGCGTTTCGGGCTTGAAGACAAGGAACCTCAGACCCTTGACACGATCGGGCGGAGCTTTGGGGTTACCCGTGAGCGAATTCGCCAGATAGAGGCGAAATCTCTCGAAAAGCTCAGAAAATACATCGATAACAGTGATGGAAGTGCAATCGAGTGA
- the glnD gene encoding [protein-PII] uridylyltransferase, with translation MEFNIDRYFPDTSQETGDAGRASFEEKRPLYLAASKHFLNHYREEIREMHNAGTQGSVVVRNLTAMTDTLVRKLFRSITRDVAQRGRVREPLTLTAIGGYGRGELNPYSDIDLMFLYGGKDQARVEDIAQKLLYFLWDMRLDVGYSVRTLQDCVEMAASDLTVRTALLDARVLAGSRLLFKDFEKVMLTQILSKRSDSFIKEKVAELGKRREKYGSSVYLLEPNVKESEGGLRDLHTALWVAKIKYKISDIRELIVKGVMTEEEVSVYGEALSYLWRIRNELHFHAGRKNDQLTFDAQINLAGFFGYKDVGKSLAVEEFMRDYYLHATRVEHLSSSLITKCSQREERALKIIGYFVRRHVGEGFYIIKGELVIPDESVIHKEPARLMKIFEYAQKHGVAISVTVKSLIRKNLHLINDKFRRNKDVNQSFFAILRSEKGASETLQLMHHLEFLNRFIPEFGNIYCKVQHDLYHIYTVDTHSLFAVEEIEKLLRGDHAEDLPLLTRLAREVDKRELLILGVLFHDIGKGEGGGHADKGADMIPTIARRMGLCKEDSERLEFMVRSHLLMAHIAQRRDLHDDKMIIQFARQMEKSENLKMLYLLSYADIRAVGTDVWTEWKAMLLQELYEKSFNVLERGDFRLEARSERVKKVKRNVLELLGDEYPVAAVKEELKAMTNRHLLSNAPQVIAEHVKLLLALEHEKIITRLDHESDGGYSNFTICTLDVPGLFSMITGVMAANGINILGAQIHTSSNGKALDILQVNSPQGFIITDVGRWKRVNEDLRQVLTGKTPVASLVAKRQRPTLLAEKAKPRFSARVEIDNEVSSDYTVIDIYTHDKVGILYQITSTLTELGLYIGVSKISTKVDQVADVFYVKDIFGHKITNPERLEEIRERLLKAVE, from the coding sequence ATGGAATTCAACATTGACCGCTACTTTCCCGACACCTCTCAGGAGACTGGTGATGCCGGCCGTGCCTCCTTCGAGGAGAAGCGTCCCCTTTACCTGGCTGCGAGCAAGCACTTCCTGAACCACTACCGGGAAGAGATCAGGGAGATGCACAATGCCGGCACTCAAGGAAGCGTCGTGGTGCGTAACCTGACTGCCATGACCGATACCCTGGTCCGCAAGCTCTTTCGCAGCATAACAAGGGATGTGGCCCAGAGGGGGCGGGTGAGGGAACCATTGACCCTGACTGCCATCGGTGGTTATGGACGGGGAGAGCTCAACCCCTACTCGGACATCGACCTGATGTTTCTCTACGGCGGCAAAGACCAGGCCCGGGTTGAGGATATCGCCCAGAAGCTCCTCTATTTTCTGTGGGACATGCGGCTTGACGTTGGGTACTCGGTGCGTACCCTGCAGGATTGTGTGGAGATGGCTGCCTCCGACTTGACGGTGCGGACGGCTCTGCTCGATGCACGCGTCCTTGCCGGAAGCCGATTGCTGTTCAAGGATTTCGAGAAGGTCATGCTGACCCAGATCCTTTCCAAACGGAGCGACTCCTTCATTAAGGAGAAGGTTGCGGAACTGGGGAAGCGGAGGGAGAAGTACGGCTCGTCGGTCTATCTCCTCGAGCCCAATGTCAAGGAGAGCGAAGGGGGGCTCCGGGACCTTCACACGGCACTCTGGGTGGCGAAAATCAAGTACAAGATTTCCGATATCCGCGAACTGATCGTCAAGGGGGTCATGACCGAGGAGGAGGTCTCGGTTTACGGCGAGGCGCTTTCCTATCTCTGGCGCATCCGGAACGAACTCCATTTCCATGCCGGCCGCAAGAACGATCAGCTCACGTTTGATGCCCAGATCAATCTGGCCGGGTTCTTCGGCTACAAGGACGTCGGAAAGTCTTTGGCAGTGGAAGAGTTCATGCGTGACTACTACCTCCATGCAACTCGGGTCGAACATCTTTCTTCCTCTCTCATCACGAAATGTTCACAGCGGGAAGAGAGGGCGCTGAAGATCATCGGCTACTTTGTCCGACGGCATGTGGGTGAGGGTTTTTACATCATCAAGGGTGAGTTGGTGATCCCCGACGAATCGGTGATCCACAAGGAGCCGGCCCGGCTCATGAAAATATTCGAGTATGCCCAGAAGCATGGCGTTGCCATAAGTGTCACGGTGAAGTCGCTGATCCGGAAGAATCTTCACCTCATTAACGACAAGTTCAGGAGAAATAAGGATGTCAACCAGTCATTCTTTGCGATCCTCCGCAGCGAGAAGGGGGCCTCCGAAACTCTGCAACTCATGCATCACCTGGAGTTCCTGAACCGTTTCATCCCCGAGTTCGGCAATATCTACTGCAAGGTTCAGCATGACCTCTACCACATCTACACCGTTGATACCCACTCGCTTTTTGCGGTGGAAGAGATTGAGAAGCTGTTGCGGGGAGACCATGCCGAAGATCTGCCGCTTCTTACCCGGCTTGCCAGGGAGGTGGACAAGAGGGAACTCCTGATCCTTGGGGTACTTTTCCACGATATCGGCAAGGGGGAAGGGGGGGGGCATGCCGACAAGGGCGCTGACATGATCCCCACCATTGCCCGCCGGATGGGGCTCTGCAAGGAGGATTCGGAACGGCTCGAATTCATGGTGCGGAGCCATCTCCTCATGGCGCACATCGCCCAGCGCCGTGACCTCCATGATGACAAGATGATCATCCAGTTTGCCCGACAGATGGAGAAGAGTGAGAACCTCAAGATGCTCTACCTTCTCAGTTATGCCGACATACGAGCTGTCGGGACCGATGTCTGGACCGAGTGGAAGGCGATGCTCCTCCAGGAGTTGTACGAGAAGAGCTTCAACGTGCTGGAGCGCGGCGATTTCCGGCTGGAGGCCAGGAGTGAGCGGGTCAAGAAGGTGAAGCGGAACGTACTGGAGCTTCTTGGCGACGAGTACCCAGTGGCTGCAGTGAAAGAAGAGCTGAAGGCGATGACCAACCGGCATCTTCTCTCCAATGCTCCGCAGGTCATCGCCGAGCATGTGAAGCTGCTCCTTGCCCTTGAACACGAAAAAATCATCACCCGTCTCGACCATGAGTCCGACGGGGGATACTCCAATTTCACCATCTGCACCCTCGATGTACCGGGGCTCTTTTCCATGATTACCGGCGTCATGGCCGCCAACGGGATAAATATCCTCGGTGCCCAGATTCATACGAGTTCCAATGGCAAGGCGCTGGACATCCTGCAGGTGAATTCACCCCAAGGCTTTATCATAACCGACGTGGGTCGGTGGAAGCGGGTGAATGAGGATCTCCGGCAGGTGCTGACCGGCAAGACCCCGGTGGCCTCGCTCGTTGCAAAGCGGCAGCGGCCGACACTCCTTGCTGAAAAGGCAAAACCCCGTTTTTCCGCGCGAGTCGAAATCGACAACGAGGTGTCATCGGACTATACAGTCATCGACATCTATACCCATGACAAAGTGGGAATCCTTTACCAGATCACGAGCACCCTGACGGAACTGGGGCTCTACATCGGTGTCTCCAAGATTTCCACCAAGGTGGACCAGGTGGCCGACGTCTTCTACGTGAAGGACATATTCGGCCACAAGATCACCAATCCGGAGCGGCTCGAAGAAATACG
- a CDS encoding N-acetylmuramoyl-L-alanine amidase: protein MRIQRWLRIVPLLFALAGVLFLFSSAEAKEVRRVKGSSVKATAVVKEMRHWSNPDYTRIAITVDREAHFETHQIKQHPGDALPSRIYLDITGARVGPGVHDLQIADQQLKSARVGQYKPDVVRVVLDVDRIKEFKVFSLSDPFRIIVDVKGERPLEFAKLTEQVQPAPAPTSAAETKAADTSDEKPSPKPVAKFKPGKIRRIVVDPGHGGHDPGAIGAGGTQEKDVVLALGLQLAAKIREELGIDVVMTRSTDVFIPLEERTAIANKVNADLFVSVHANASLNRGTSGIETYYLNLAKTEKAAQLAARENGTSLDKVSLLQAILFDLMANYKLNDSAHLADEVQKALYKKINGHYPGTRNLGVKQGPFYVLVGATMPSILVETAFISNETEEARLRDKAFLDRAADGIVDGIKGYIRTIGTGR, encoded by the coding sequence GTGAGAATACAACGATGGTTACGGATAGTGCCCCTTCTCTTCGCCCTTGCAGGAGTGCTGTTTCTTTTTTCTTCTGCCGAGGCCAAGGAGGTGCGCCGCGTTAAGGGCTCCAGCGTTAAGGCAACGGCCGTGGTGAAGGAGATGCGTCATTGGTCGAACCCCGATTATACCCGGATTGCCATCACCGTCGACCGAGAAGCACATTTTGAAACCCACCAGATCAAGCAGCATCCGGGCGATGCTCTTCCGTCACGCATTTACCTCGATATAACCGGCGCCAGGGTTGGACCCGGCGTACACGACCTTCAAATAGCCGATCAGCAGCTGAAATCGGCAAGGGTCGGCCAGTACAAGCCGGATGTGGTGCGGGTGGTTCTCGATGTTGACCGGATCAAGGAATTCAAGGTGTTTTCCCTCTCGGACCCGTTCCGGATCATCGTCGATGTGAAGGGAGAACGTCCCCTGGAATTCGCGAAACTGACGGAGCAGGTCCAGCCGGCACCGGCGCCGACAAGTGCTGCCGAGACGAAAGCCGCCGATACCAGTGATGAAAAACCGAGCCCCAAGCCAGTAGCCAAATTCAAGCCGGGAAAGATTCGGCGGATTGTGGTCGATCCGGGTCACGGCGGTCACGACCCCGGAGCGATTGGCGCGGGGGGGACCCAGGAAAAGGACGTTGTGCTTGCCCTCGGGCTCCAACTGGCGGCGAAGATTCGGGAAGAGTTGGGCATTGACGTGGTCATGACCCGTTCAACCGATGTCTTCATCCCGCTGGAAGAGCGTACCGCCATCGCCAACAAGGTGAATGCCGATCTCTTCGTGTCGGTCCATGCCAATGCATCCCTCAACCGCGGTACTTCGGGGATAGAGACCTATTACCTCAATCTGGCCAAGACCGAGAAAGCTGCCCAGCTTGCTGCCCGGGAAAACGGCACATCCCTGGACAAGGTGAGCCTTCTGCAGGCGATTCTCTTCGACCTGATGGCCAACTACAAGCTCAACGATTCCGCCCACCTGGCCGATGAAGTCCAGAAGGCCCTCTACAAAAAGATCAACGGCCACTATCCGGGAACACGGAACCTGGGGGTCAAGCAGGGGCCATTTTACGTTCTTGTGGGTGCCACCATGCCGAGCATCCTCGTGGAGACGGCTTTCATCAGCAACGAAACCGAGGAGGCCCGGCTTCGGGACAAGGCCTTTCTTGATCGGGCTGCCGACGGCATTGTGGATGGAATTAAGGGGTATATCCGTACAATCGGCACCGGGCGATAG